The following coding sequences are from one Candidatus Hydrogenedentota bacterium window:
- a CDS encoding adenine phosphoribosyltransferase — translation MDLEALIRNVPDFPKPGIQFKDITTLLKNGPAFKHIIDGWRDRYADRGVDAIVGAEARGFMFGGALAYALGLPFVPVRKPGKLPAETLSETFQLEYGTDTLEIHKDALNAGERVVLIDDLLATGGTMEAVAKLVERLGAEIVEIAFVIELPLLKGRERLRAYPVHTLVEFMVE, via the coding sequence ATGGACTTGGAAGCACTGATCCGCAACGTGCCGGATTTCCCTAAACCCGGCATTCAGTTCAAGGATATAACCACCTTGCTGAAGAACGGTCCTGCCTTCAAGCACATCATTGACGGTTGGCGGGACAGGTACGCGGACCGGGGCGTCGATGCGATTGTGGGCGCCGAGGCCCGCGGGTTCATGTTCGGCGGCGCTCTCGCGTACGCCCTCGGGTTACCGTTCGTACCGGTGCGTAAACCCGGAAAACTGCCCGCCGAAACGCTCTCTGAGACGTTCCAACTCGAGTACGGTACGGATACGCTTGAGATTCATAAGGATGCCTTAAATGCCGGGGAGCGCGTCGTGCTGATTGACGATTTGCTGGCGACGGGCGGCACCATGGAGGCCGTCGCCAAGCTCGTCGAGCGGCTTGGCGCCGAGATTGTCGAGATAGCGTTCGTGATCGAATTGCCCTTATTGAAGGGTCGCGAACGGTTACGGGCTTACCCTGTCCATACACTGGTCGAATTCATGGTGGAATAG
- a CDS encoding class II aldolase/adducin family protein, which produces MSDVLPQLIEMTRYLANPAKEFAILGEGNTSARIDDDTFYVKASGTSMVNIDANGFVKVSISKVTPLLDDLGAGDKEVQEAFQHAMIDPPEGKRPSVEAILHAILLQVPEFSFIGHTHPTYTATLLCSKKCEEAVEGRLFPDQIVSMKHKSVYVPYTDPGLPLAREVKKRFEAYVDEQGVLPSVIMMQNHGLIVMGNSPRAVASGTEMTEKSSKVIVGTYAMGGPNFLAPKDVARIFTRPDEAYRLKTITGNQ; this is translated from the coding sequence ATGAGCGATGTACTGCCGCAATTGATAGAAATGACACGGTACCTGGCGAATCCTGCGAAGGAATTTGCCATCCTCGGGGAGGGCAACACGTCGGCGCGTATAGACGACGACACTTTTTATGTCAAAGCTTCGGGGACCTCGATGGTAAACATCGACGCGAACGGTTTCGTGAAGGTGTCGATCTCGAAAGTGACGCCGCTGCTGGATGATCTGGGCGCGGGCGATAAGGAGGTGCAGGAGGCGTTTCAGCATGCCATGATCGACCCGCCCGAGGGCAAGCGGCCTTCGGTCGAGGCAATCCTGCACGCGATTCTGCTCCAGGTGCCCGAGTTCTCGTTCATTGGCCACACGCATCCCACGTATACCGCCACGCTGCTGTGCTCGAAAAAATGCGAAGAGGCGGTCGAGGGACGGCTGTTCCCCGACCAGATCGTCTCGATGAAGCACAAGTCCGTATATGTTCCCTACACGGACCCGGGCCTTCCCCTGGCCCGCGAGGTCAAGAAACGGTTCGAGGCATACGTTGACGAGCAAGGCGTGCTGCCCTCGGTGATCATGATGCAGAATCACGGGCTCATCGTCATGGGGAATTCGCCGCGGGCCGTCGCCAGCGGTACCGAGATGACCGAGAAATCATCGAAAGTCATCGTGGGAACATACGCCATGGGCGGGCCCAATTTCCTCGCCCCGAAGGACGTGGCGCGTATTTTCACCCGGCCCGACGAGGCCTACCGCCTGAAAACCATCACCGGAAACCAATAG
- a CDS encoding alcohol dehydrogenase catalytic domain-containing protein → MAKLDDYRKARHPLPKTYKAWQIFGAGFENIGKDGKPTTLELRPPRDNEIVLRVDALGLCLSDIKIIKQGSAHPRLRGRDLATEPTVLGHECSATVAAVGKQWQDTFKKGERYIVQADIYYNGLGYAFGYLIPGGLAQYCYLDERALAGDEGCYLLPVQNDTGYSQSALSEPWACVEMSYNLEDRIIPKEGGKMLVISNDAGAAKRAYPGASVVAASLESVPDGPFDDIVVPNPTPGIVGALAGKLAKGGVMFLLGKPAEDGMVTLDVGRIHYESLRFYGGGSDVGAAGKANARADLLAQGNSLFIGAGGPMGQMHVQRAIELPCGSRRVVVTDLDRERLDHIELRFGDMAKAKGVELFTLSPAQFGSQDEMNSKIRELSPNGYNDVCVLAPVAPLVTQACGFASDNAIVNVFAGIPIGNPAQIMLSDLCRGVKIIGSSGSRIRDLRRILEMVEKGELNTDMSVAAIGGLNSAREGLEGVRDARFPGKTVIYTQILDMPLMALEDVPARIPELKDKLGPQGCWTKEAEAALLEKYL, encoded by the coding sequence GTGGCCAAGTTAGACGACTATCGCAAAGCAAGACACCCGTTGCCGAAGACATACAAGGCTTGGCAGATTTTCGGAGCAGGGTTTGAGAACATCGGAAAAGACGGCAAACCAACCACGCTGGAGCTGCGCCCGCCCAGGGACAACGAGATCGTTCTCCGCGTAGACGCCCTGGGCTTGTGTTTGTCGGACATCAAGATCATCAAACAGGGCAGTGCGCATCCTCGCTTGCGCGGCCGGGACCTCGCGACCGAGCCCACCGTCTTGGGCCACGAATGCTCCGCCACGGTGGCGGCTGTCGGAAAACAATGGCAAGACACGTTCAAGAAGGGCGAGCGCTACATCGTCCAGGCCGACATCTATTACAACGGGTTGGGTTACGCGTTCGGCTACCTCATTCCCGGCGGGCTGGCGCAATACTGTTACCTTGACGAGCGCGCGCTCGCGGGCGACGAAGGCTGTTATCTGCTCCCCGTGCAGAATGACACCGGCTACAGCCAATCGGCCTTGTCGGAACCGTGGGCGTGCGTCGAGATGTCCTACAACCTCGAAGACCGCATCATCCCAAAAGAAGGCGGCAAAATGCTCGTCATATCCAATGATGCCGGCGCCGCCAAACGCGCGTATCCCGGAGCGAGCGTGGTCGCCGCCAGTCTCGAGAGTGTGCCGGACGGGCCTTTCGACGACATCGTCGTGCCAAACCCGACGCCCGGCATCGTCGGCGCTCTCGCCGGCAAACTCGCCAAGGGCGGCGTCATGTTTCTCTTGGGGAAGCCCGCGGAAGACGGCATGGTGACTCTCGATGTGGGCCGAATCCACTACGAAAGCCTTCGGTTTTATGGCGGCGGCAGCGACGTTGGGGCAGCAGGAAAAGCGAATGCCCGGGCGGACCTGCTGGCGCAGGGCAACTCGCTGTTTATCGGTGCGGGCGGCCCCATGGGGCAGATGCACGTCCAGCGGGCCATTGAACTGCCCTGCGGCTCAAGGCGGGTCGTGGTCACCGACTTGGACCGCGAACGCCTCGACCATATCGAGCTGCGTTTCGGCGACATGGCCAAGGCCAAGGGGGTCGAACTGTTCACGCTCTCCCCCGCCCAGTTCGGTTCCCAGGATGAAATGAACTCGAAGATTCGAGAACTGTCCCCGAACGGTTACAATGACGTGTGCGTCCTTGCGCCGGTTGCGCCACTGGTCACGCAGGCGTGCGGGTTCGCCTCGGACAACGCGATCGTCAACGTGTTCGCCGGCATTCCCATCGGCAACCCCGCCCAAATCATGCTCAGCGACCTCTGCCGCGGCGTGAAGATCATCGGATCCAGCGGGTCGCGCATCCGCGACTTGCGCCGCATCCTCGAAATGGTCGAGAAGGGCGAATTAAACACCGACATGAGCGTCGCGGCGATCGGGGGACTGAACAGCGCGCGCGAGGGCCTCGAAGGCGTTCGAGACGCACGGTTCCCGGGCAAGACGGTCATCTACACCCAGATCCTCGACATGCCGCTCATGGCATTGGAAGACGTTCCAGCCAGGATCCCCGAACTGAAGGACAAGCTGGGGCCTCAGGGCTGCTGGACCAAAGAAGCCGAGGCCGCCCTGTTGGAGAAGTACCTGTAA
- a CDS encoding HAD hydrolase-like protein, which produces MKGTELPGTQINVINEVQRGRFKHVLFDFDGTVSLLREGWQLVMGPLMVEMITGEAPEGPSPEIEEEVREYIEDSTGIQTILQMERLVEMVKAHGNVPEDKILDSHGYKKIYNDRLMERVSERIRDLENGTLTPKDVTLRGALDFLERLSRKNVIMYIFSGTDRADVRNEARLVGVAPYFQEIWGALREYKDYNKEMVLKEIIATNNLHGSEVLIVGDGPVEIRNAKDNDCVAVGVASDEIVGHGWNMDKYPRLVKAGADIMIPDFSDGPALIDYLFPH; this is translated from the coding sequence ATGAAAGGCACAGAACTTCCCGGAACTCAAATCAACGTCATCAACGAAGTACAGCGGGGCCGCTTCAAGCATGTCCTGTTCGACTTCGACGGAACGGTCAGCCTTCTGCGCGAGGGCTGGCAACTTGTGATGGGTCCGCTCATGGTCGAAATGATCACCGGTGAGGCGCCGGAGGGGCCTTCACCGGAAATCGAAGAGGAGGTGCGCGAGTATATCGAGGACTCGACGGGCATTCAGACGATTCTTCAAATGGAGCGTCTCGTCGAAATGGTGAAAGCTCACGGCAACGTGCCCGAAGACAAGATTCTCGACTCCCACGGCTACAAGAAGATCTACAACGACCGCCTCATGGAGCGCGTGAGCGAGCGTATCCGGGACCTCGAGAACGGCACGCTCACGCCCAAGGATGTCACCTTGCGGGGGGCGCTGGATTTCCTCGAACGCCTGTCCCGGAAGAACGTCATTATGTATATCTTCAGCGGCACCGACCGCGCCGACGTGCGCAACGAGGCGCGCCTTGTGGGCGTGGCCCCGTATTTCCAGGAGATCTGGGGCGCCCTCCGCGAGTATAAGGATTACAACAAGGAGATGGTGCTCAAGGAGATCATCGCGACGAACAATCTTCATGGCTCGGAAGTGCTGATTGTCGGCGATGGTCCCGTCGAAATACGCAATGCCAAAGACAATGACTGTGTCGCCGTCGGCGTGGCTTCCGACGAAATCGTGGGCCACGGCTGGAACATGGACAAGTACCCGCGCCTGGTCAAAGCAGGTGCCGACATCATGATCCCCGATTTTTCGGACGGGCCGGCGCTTATCGACTATCTCTTTCCGCACTAG
- a CDS encoding FAD-dependent oxidoreductase, translating to MDQHDLTCDILVAGGGPAGVPCALAAARLGANVILCQDRSVLGGNASSEIRMHIVGADCSGGRGAELETETREGGIIEEIRLDAAVQNPQRSASMLDLILYDKCRAEPNLQLMLNTAVVGAKTQGTRLTHAIAQREPTEDRFTIAAKVFVDCTGDGRLGAEAQAPFRMGREGRNEFNESFAPEAADEKTLGSSLLFMGRDMGRPVPFTPPPWVRKFTEEELKHRPHGKPGVDQSLEYGYWWLEWGGQLDTIKDNEVIRDELLAILLGVWDHLKNGGDHGADNWVLDWFGFVPGKRESRRFAGQHVLTQQDLQESHAFDDAIAYGGWPIDTHPPSGVDVPDEHPCSQHQLDYVYDIPLRACVSEGPRNLMFAGRNISATHVAFASTRVMATCAAIGQGVGTAAAYAVKQGIEPADLAADPETMSAIQQRLLRDDAYLIGVVNLDPKDRARDAKVSASSAQPRGGAANVISGPTRSTHGSRGVKPERGAQGLHRWMSEPAAGLPAWLQLEWDGPVPVSEVQIIFDTGMHRVLTLTHSDAYAARMKWGQPQPETVRDYAVEVKCEGRWQTVVDVTGNYQRRRVHKVKLPGPISALRLNVTATNGLDHARVFEVRVY from the coding sequence ATGGACCAGCATGACCTAACCTGCGACATTCTGGTAGCCGGGGGCGGGCCTGCGGGCGTTCCCTGCGCGCTCGCGGCGGCGCGTCTGGGGGCTAACGTGATCCTCTGCCAGGACCGCAGCGTTCTTGGGGGCAACGCGTCGAGCGAAATCCGCATGCACATTGTTGGAGCGGATTGTTCGGGGGGACGAGGCGCGGAACTGGAGACCGAAACGCGCGAAGGGGGCATCATCGAGGAAATCCGTCTCGATGCGGCCGTCCAGAATCCGCAGCGGTCGGCCTCGATGCTCGATCTCATCCTTTACGACAAGTGCCGGGCTGAACCCAATCTGCAGCTTATGCTCAATACGGCTGTGGTGGGCGCCAAGACCCAAGGCACTCGGCTCACGCATGCGATCGCGCAACGCGAGCCTACCGAAGACCGGTTCACCATTGCCGCGAAGGTCTTTGTGGACTGCACCGGAGACGGGCGTCTCGGCGCCGAAGCTCAAGCGCCGTTCCGCATGGGGCGCGAGGGGCGTAATGAGTTTAACGAGTCCTTTGCGCCCGAGGCCGCGGACGAGAAGACACTTGGCTCGTCGTTGCTGTTTATGGGGCGCGACATGGGGCGCCCCGTACCGTTTACGCCCCCGCCGTGGGTGCGGAAATTCACGGAGGAAGAGCTCAAACACCGTCCCCATGGAAAGCCGGGCGTCGATCAGAGCCTCGAGTATGGCTATTGGTGGCTCGAGTGGGGGGGGCAACTGGATACCATCAAGGACAACGAAGTCATTCGCGACGAATTGCTGGCGATTCTGCTGGGGGTCTGGGACCACCTCAAGAACGGCGGCGACCATGGGGCGGATAATTGGGTGCTGGACTGGTTTGGCTTCGTGCCCGGCAAACGCGAGAGCCGCCGGTTTGCCGGCCAGCACGTGTTGACCCAACAGGACCTTCAGGAGTCCCATGCGTTTGACGACGCTATTGCCTACGGGGGCTGGCCCATCGATACACACCCGCCCTCGGGGGTGGACGTGCCTGACGAACATCCGTGCTCCCAGCATCAACTCGATTACGTGTATGACATACCTCTCCGCGCCTGTGTTTCCGAGGGGCCGCGCAACCTCATGTTCGCGGGGCGCAACATCTCGGCCACGCATGTGGCGTTCGCGTCGACGCGCGTAATGGCCACCTGCGCGGCGATTGGGCAGGGCGTGGGCACCGCGGCGGCCTATGCCGTGAAGCAGGGCATCGAACCCGCGGACCTTGCCGCCGATCCGGAGACCATGAGCGCCATCCAGCAACGGTTGTTGCGCGATGATGCCTATCTGATTGGGGTGGTCAACCTGGATCCGAAAGACCGTGCCCGCGATGCCAAGGTGTCCGCTTCGAGCGCACAACCCAGAGGTGGGGCTGCCAACGTGATCTCAGGGCCAACGCGTTCGACCCATGGATCCCGCGGAGTCAAACCGGAGCGCGGCGCGCAAGGTTTGCACCGGTGGATGAGCGAGCCGGCTGCGGGACTGCCAGCCTGGCTTCAGCTCGAGTGGGACGGGCCGGTGCCCGTCTCCGAAGTGCAGATCATTTTCGATACGGGCATGCATCGCGTGTTGACGTTGACGCATTCCGACGCGTATGCGGCCCGGATGAAATGGGGCCAGCCCCAGCCTGAGACCGTGCGCGATTATGCCGTCGAGGTCAAGTGCGAAGGCCGTTGGCAGACCGTCGTCGACGTTACGGGCAACTACCAGCGCCGGCGAGTGCACAAGGTGAAACTGCCGGGCCCCATTTCAGCTCTCAGGCTCAACGTAACGGCTACGAACGGGCTCGATCACGCCCGGGTTTTCGAAGTTCGCGTATACTGA
- a CDS encoding exo-alpha-sialidase — protein MKDAGAVRMLVLGMCVAAAAVAAAHAQEANESPAIRDLLWVWGNPEMAEAGPHTLATFAQAAPAERAKLLDVPNIAMGGNGLPRDEVPAMALTAEVAHAPRLVWEIGCDDENGGPPFEYGKTVARVADVGKAYPQVEGVLLDDMSSQQIDRGLKPEHIAALRALLRAQCPQIKLWGVLYTMNYGIANIDDYIRELDVISLWVWHATDLGKVEESVAYLEERFPEKPIVLGLYLYDYGNNKPMSPEQFDQQCGTALKLAHAKRIEGMVFLTITNDAGIVGRAAEWVKRVGGQKVGSPETAAAGAGQGPGPALQLDGQWRFSGEPWTQDEEGVIRPPDKRNLHSRAFWTGQAYADLEVEFEFNGDYRETGTGSAGILLRSQDVNHAYLVYFPWGGQQLRAKHFWAAVATIDGDAYLRHLAAEWVPGVPSETDRWYSVRVAAQGPSIDVWVDGRRAVHVEDDTYSSGLVGLAGYGWYRFRNIRAAGAPVQAQPWNAEAAIPSHAFTIGLSSEEMPSACIAPDGDVLIAAGSRLVRSKDKGRTWQAPETLPESLGKVTDYGNTMFATPDGRLMVMVYHPQAETGNPVPGILMSESPDNGATWTEPVPSTVAPEWPAVPKSLVPYGPVTLNSDGVLMRFLLGGAMDEGATFTDVRSWSATHCKAYVIRSADSGAAWSAPIELDRPSWTNAERGTIPGSLDLTEPTAAVMGQTVTALIRPVYSPYMWQCWSYDGGATWDAASRATFPGYAQSMAKTASGVLVCAHRYPHYAVNVSRDGGLHWDAGTVIDYAAWAMGTITEVEPDLVLCTYMNAERSMPLLAQLVRVSPDRLEPLARE, from the coding sequence ATGAAAGACGCTGGCGCGGTTCGAATGCTGGTTTTAGGAATGTGTGTTGCGGCCGCCGCGGTTGCAGCTGCACATGCGCAGGAAGCCAACGAGTCTCCGGCCATTCGAGACTTGCTCTGGGTCTGGGGCAATCCGGAAATGGCCGAGGCGGGACCTCACACGCTGGCGACTTTTGCTCAGGCGGCTCCGGCCGAACGGGCGAAACTGCTCGATGTTCCCAATATCGCGATGGGGGGGAACGGTCTTCCGCGCGATGAGGTCCCGGCCATGGCGCTCACGGCTGAGGTAGCCCATGCGCCGCGCCTGGTGTGGGAAATCGGTTGCGACGACGAAAACGGCGGGCCCCCCTTCGAATACGGGAAGACCGTGGCGCGCGTGGCGGATGTTGGGAAGGCCTATCCCCAGGTTGAAGGCGTGCTCCTCGACGATATGAGCAGCCAGCAGATCGACCGGGGACTCAAGCCCGAGCACATCGCCGCATTGCGCGCCCTCCTGCGCGCCCAATGCCCTCAGATCAAGCTCTGGGGGGTCCTCTATACCATGAACTACGGCATCGCGAATATCGACGATTACATCCGTGAACTCGATGTGATCAGCCTCTGGGTGTGGCATGCCACGGATTTGGGCAAAGTGGAAGAATCGGTCGCGTATCTCGAGGAACGGTTTCCTGAGAAACCCATCGTTCTCGGACTCTATCTCTACGATTATGGCAACAACAAGCCCATGTCTCCCGAGCAGTTCGACCAGCAATGCGGCACTGCGCTCAAACTCGCCCACGCCAAACGCATCGAGGGTATGGTCTTTCTCACCATCACGAACGATGCCGGCATCGTGGGCCGAGCGGCCGAGTGGGTGAAACGTGTGGGCGGGCAGAAGGTGGGCTCTCCGGAAACGGCGGCCGCAGGCGCCGGCCAGGGTCCCGGGCCCGCGCTCCAATTGGACGGCCAGTGGCGGTTCTCCGGCGAGCCGTGGACCCAGGACGAAGAGGGGGTCATCCGGCCGCCCGACAAGCGCAATCTGCACAGCCGGGCCTTCTGGACCGGGCAGGCGTATGCGGACCTCGAGGTCGAGTTCGAGTTCAACGGCGACTATCGAGAAACCGGCACCGGCAGCGCGGGTATTCTGCTGCGCTCGCAGGACGTCAACCATGCGTACCTTGTCTACTTCCCTTGGGGCGGCCAACAGCTTCGCGCGAAGCACTTCTGGGCGGCCGTGGCTACGATCGACGGCGACGCCTATCTGCGCCACCTCGCCGCGGAATGGGTTCCGGGGGTTCCGAGCGAGACCGACCGGTGGTACTCCGTGCGCGTCGCGGCGCAGGGGCCCTCGATTGACGTGTGGGTGGACGGACGGCGTGCCGTGCATGTGGAAGACGACACGTATTCATCCGGTCTGGTAGGTCTTGCGGGTTACGGATGGTACCGTTTCCGCAACATCCGCGCAGCCGGAGCGCCCGTCCAGGCCCAGCCCTGGAACGCGGAGGCAGCCATTCCTTCCCATGCTTTCACGATTGGCCTGTCCAGCGAGGAGATGCCCAGCGCATGCATTGCTCCTGACGGCGACGTGCTGATCGCGGCGGGCAGCCGGCTTGTCCGTTCGAAAGACAAGGGCCGCACGTGGCAGGCGCCCGAGACGCTGCCCGAGTCGCTCGGAAAGGTTACCGACTACGGGAACACCATGTTTGCCACCCCTGACGGCCGCCTCATGGTTATGGTCTACCACCCTCAGGCAGAGACGGGAAACCCTGTGCCGGGCATCTTGATGAGCGAATCGCCGGATAACGGCGCTACTTGGACCGAGCCCGTCCCCTCAACGGTGGCGCCCGAGTGGCCGGCTGTGCCCAAGAGCCTCGTGCCGTACGGTCCCGTGACCCTGAACAGTGACGGCGTGTTGATGCGCTTCCTGCTGGGAGGGGCGATGGACGAAGGCGCCACGTTTACCGATGTCCGCTCGTGGAGCGCCACCCATTGCAAAGCCTACGTGATCCGGAGCGCGGACTCAGGCGCGGCGTGGTCCGCCCCCATCGAGCTTGACCGGCCGTCATGGACTAACGCCGAGCGGGGGACCATCCCCGGCTCGCTGGACCTTACCGAACCCACGGCCGCGGTAATGGGGCAGACCGTGACGGCCCTGATCCGCCCGGTGTACAGCCCGTACATGTGGCAGTGCTGGTCCTATGATGGCGGCGCAACCTGGGACGCTGCCAGCCGCGCCACGTTCCCGGGGTACGCGCAGTCCATGGCGAAGACGGCTTCCGGGGTGCTCGTCTGCGCCCACCGGTACCCGCACTATGCGGTTAACGTCAGCCGGGATGGCGGCCTGCACTGGGACGCGGGCACGGTCATCGACTATGCAGCGTGGGCCATGGGTACGATCACCGAGGTCGAGCCAGACCTCGTCCTCTGCACGTATATGAACGCAGAGCGCAGCATGCCGCTGTTGGCGCAATTGGTGCGCGTGTCGCCGGACCGGCTCGAGCCGCTTGCGCGGGAGTAG
- a CDS encoding RNA polymerase sigma factor RpoD/SigA, with the protein MQKIKDGSLSTYLGEISRIPLLSTTEEVRLARRAQQGDGDARRKLIVSNLRLVVSIAKKYLYYGLPLQDLIEEGNVGLMKAVERYDPDRGCKFSTYATWWIRQAITRALSNYGRTVRIPVYVTDNIAKYKKAAEELYIKSGKKPDPEEVAKVLGIKVAEAQKLQSFVEDVSPLDRLESTDEDMGRGIPESLEPRRIDEAVVQIEIDQQLEQLMAQLTGREAEIMRYRYGLTDGQAHTLEETGKQFGLTRERIRQIEKDVMRRLRFFVAEHAEDFMP; encoded by the coding sequence ATGCAGAAGATCAAGGACGGAAGCTTAAGCACCTATCTGGGCGAGATATCGAGAATCCCTCTCCTCTCGACCACGGAGGAGGTGCGTCTTGCGCGCCGGGCCCAGCAGGGCGACGGCGACGCGCGCCGCAAGCTTATCGTCTCGAATCTGCGGCTGGTGGTAAGTATCGCCAAAAAGTATTTGTATTACGGTTTGCCGCTCCAGGACCTCATTGAAGAAGGCAACGTCGGGCTTATGAAGGCGGTCGAGCGCTACGACCCCGACCGGGGCTGCAAATTCTCAACATATGCCACATGGTGGATACGGCAGGCAATCACCCGAGCCCTTTCGAACTACGGACGAACGGTGCGCATTCCCGTGTACGTTACCGACAACATTGCCAAGTATAAGAAGGCCGCGGAAGAGCTCTATATCAAGAGCGGCAAAAAACCCGACCCGGAAGAAGTGGCGAAAGTCCTGGGCATCAAAGTCGCGGAAGCCCAGAAGCTTCAGTCGTTCGTGGAAGACGTCAGCCCTCTCGACAGACTCGAGAGTACCGACGAAGACATGGGGCGGGGCATTCCCGAGAGCCTCGAGCCGCGGCGCATTGACGAGGCCGTCGTCCAGATCGAGATCGACCAGCAGCTCGAGCAACTGATGGCTCAGCTGACGGGCCGCGAGGCCGAGATCATGCGGTATCGGTATGGCCTTACCGACGGACAGGCGCATACCCTCGAGGAAACCGGCAAGCAGTTTGGGTTGACGCGCGAGCGCATCCGCCAGATCGAGAAGGACGTGATGCGCCGGCTGCGATTCTTTGTGGCGGAACACGCCGAAGACTTCATGCCTTGA
- the srlD gene encoding sorbitol-6-phosphate dehydrogenase, which produces MKRLKDRKAIVTGAAQGLGAAIVEHLAEEGCDVVAWDVQLDKVQESAAIIGKRTGRVVFGRAVDVTDPDAVRQAVEENVMELGGLDVFVSNAGILISGDSLEFDVAKWRKVIDVNLVGYFTCAREAARAMLKTGGGSIIQINSKSGKKGSFRNSAYAASKFGGIGVTQSLALEFAEQGIRINSICPGNLLDSPLWVDSLFKQYAANQGITEAEVRQKYIDQVPMKRACQYRDVTNVVIFLASDDSSYLTGQAINVTGGQEMR; this is translated from the coding sequence ATGAAAAGACTTAAGGACCGTAAAGCAATTGTGACCGGCGCTGCCCAAGGGTTAGGCGCTGCCATCGTCGAACATCTCGCTGAAGAGGGCTGCGACGTTGTCGCGTGGGACGTCCAGCTCGACAAGGTGCAAGAGTCGGCCGCCATCATCGGGAAGAGGACGGGCCGCGTGGTGTTCGGACGGGCCGTCGATGTGACGGACCCCGATGCCGTAAGGCAAGCTGTCGAGGAAAACGTCATGGAATTGGGCGGTCTGGACGTGTTCGTGTCGAACGCGGGCATCCTGATCTCTGGCGATTCGCTGGAATTCGACGTTGCAAAGTGGCGCAAGGTCATCGACGTAAACCTTGTCGGTTACTTCACTTGCGCTCGTGAAGCCGCGCGCGCCATGTTAAAGACAGGCGGCGGCTCCATCATCCAGATCAACTCGAAATCGGGCAAGAAGGGCAGCTTCCGGAACAGCGCCTACGCCGCGAGCAAATTCGGCGGTATCGGCGTCACCCAGAGCCTGGCACTCGAGTTCGCCGAACAGGGCATCCGGATAAACAGCATCTGCCCTGGCAATCTCCTGGATTCCCCCCTCTGGGTGGATAGCCTGTTCAAACAATATGCCGCAAATCAGGGGATCACCGAGGCAGAAGTAAGGCAGAAGTACATTGACCAAGTCCCGATGAAGCGCGCATGCCAATACCGCGACGTCACCAACGTGGTCATTTTTCTGGCCTCGGACGACTCGTCGTATCTGACCGGACAGGCCATCAACGTGACCGGCGGCCAGGAAATGCGTTAA
- the tadA gene encoding tRNA adenosine(34) deaminase TadA: MLDDDHRYMEYALREAERALEIGEVPIGCVIVSEGQIVGKAHNQRELLQDPTAHAEILAITQAAAHYKSWRLEGAKLYVTLEPCAMCAGAIILARIAEVYFGAHDPKAGMCGSLMNLLEDSRFNHNPRLFSGLMAEECGRLLTNFFRRIREDAANHPKPGPNRN; the protein is encoded by the coding sequence ATGCTGGATGACGATCACAGATACATGGAGTATGCGCTGCGCGAAGCCGAGCGGGCTCTCGAGATCGGCGAGGTGCCCATTGGCTGCGTTATCGTCAGCGAAGGCCAAATCGTTGGCAAAGCTCATAACCAGCGGGAACTCCTTCAAGACCCTACTGCCCACGCCGAGATACTCGCAATCACGCAAGCAGCGGCGCACTACAAGAGCTGGCGTCTGGAGGGCGCCAAGCTCTATGTCACCCTTGAACCCTGCGCAATGTGCGCGGGCGCAATCATATTGGCGCGTATCGCCGAAGTGTATTTCGGAGCGCATGACCCGAAAGCAGGGATGTGCGGCAGCCTGATGAACCTGCTCGAAGATTCCCGCTTCAACCACAACCCCAGGCTGTTCTCCGGTCTGATGGCGGAGGAATGCGGAAGGCTCTTGACCAATTTCTTCCGGCGCATCCGCGAAGACGCCGCCAACCACCCCAAGCCCGGCCCCAATCGGAACTGA